The sequence CTTCGCGTCCTTTACTTTGCAACAGTGTTTATATCAAATACCATACTCATAATTCTTATCAATTTGTTACATCAGGTTACTCTGAAACTGTTCTCCGTTGACACTGCACTCTCTTATCACAATCCTGGATGGGAAGTGAGGAGTTCACCGACTGAGACCAATACAGATCATTACGTAAAGGGAAGATACACAACTCTTACATTTCATATTCAACTGAAGAGAAAGTCAACTTACTACATCATCAATATTGTCATACCGTGCATCGTTATATCTACCCTAACAACTGTAGTTTTCATACTTCCGGCCAACACAGGAGAGAAAAGTTCACTCAGCGTCTCCCTTCTCCTTGCTACATATGTATTCCATCTTCTTGTGGCGGACATCATGCCAAAGACTTCAGAAGAAATTCCTCTGATTCTACAATTCCTCTTCTTCAATATGCTGATGTCAGGATTCGCCGTATGTCTGTCTGCGATTGCGTCCAACCTTTATTCCAAGAGTACTGATGGACAACGTGTTCCTTTTGTGGTGCGGAAGATCATGCTAAATCCATATTGTCTGAAAGTATTTCACCCAAAACAACACATTCCTGATACGGTGAAGGTCGCTCCTGCTGATCAAGCTGTCAAAAATGGCGAGCACCAGGTTGAAATCAATGGTATTCACTCTCAAGAACTCTTCTTGGAAAACAATACACAGCCTGCACACCCAGTAATGGTAAGCTGCCATTTACAAACGACCAACTGTGTCCCTCTCTTTAAAGAGAAAGAGATACTCACTTAAGTTAACAGCTATACCCCCAAAATATTTAACCTGTTATAACTTTAAACCACGATTtccatataatatacatgtctGATAATCCATCGCTATAATATCATACTTttgtataatttaataataatattcgCTATCCAAGTGGACACACTAGTGCTATGTTTACTGTCATGTGACTAACGCTTTTTAAATTGAAGTTAGACAATTGCATCACGGCCCCAAAGTGGCAGCTAGAATTCATTAAGTTACAACACAACTTATGCTTTTCACTTAAAGAAATAAGAACGAAGAAAatagcagcaacaacaacagcaatagTAGTTGTAAGAACATATCTGATAATACAGACCAGGGACAAATTCCTGATGAATTAAGTTTAAGGATTAAATGAAGCCTGCACTTGGTAATATCGGAGTAGGTACTCGTATAGAGTCTCAGTTTTTTGTGGTTTTAGAGTTAATAAGTGtctgtaatatttttaaaaaaatgcataattttgataattgaccctgaagatcgatcaaaggtcaaagtcttGCAAAATCTTGCATTTAGTAATAGGTGGGCACGCACTTCAAGTGTTATGTAATATAGTTATGTGGTGAATATTGATATTGGACCACTAACTTGGCCACGTTTGGTCATATTGTCATTTGTATGTTGTAATATTAACTTTTGACTTGTCCACACGCCCCATAGAACATGTCACCTTTGTTCCAGagttgaatgaaattggatGGTTACGGCAGAGATATAGATGTGTACGGACGGTCGACCGCACAGACAGAGCGCACTGTAATacaattttttcttcttctatttATGAATTTAACAGGCTCAGAATGAATGGCAGATGGTTGTTACTGTGTTTGACCGCATGTGTTTGGTCTTCTACGTCTTGGCTTACTCACTGGTAATGTTGATCATTCTACCCCGTGTAGTTGCCGGTTATTGATTGACCAGAGATCCGATCTGCTATGGCAATTGCTATCAACCTGTCGGTAGCGTCATGTTGAAGTTCCAATGAAGATCTATTATCAACATCAATGTCTTCTTAGCATTGCAGTGATGACTGATATCCCAAATCAAACTTTCAACCCAAGCTTTGATATTCGTTGTAGTCAGTTATTGGTGATAACATATACGGTATTGGCAAGGAACTTACTAATTCTATATATTCACATATTGAt comes from Glandiceps talaboti chromosome 11, keGlaTala1.1, whole genome shotgun sequence and encodes:
- the LOC144442019 gene encoding neuronal acetylcholine receptor subunit alpha-7-like, which produces MTQLRQFNKMIEHVLTSETEERLYKALFTNYSKNIRPGINASEPVEIDFWLFIRRIIDVDVREQKIEVQASVFQDWNDNRLQWNPEEYDDLTSLVIEMDDVWRPDTVLDNNADRDSNGRLYQNGERNILMHDGRVQAVAYNHVLMTVCTMDITYFPMDIQNCPIEFTSRSYPDSQVTLKLFSVDTALSYHNPGWEVRSSPTETNTDHYVKGRYTTLTFHIQLKRKSTYYIINIVIPCIVISTLTTVVFILPANTGEKSSLSVSLLLATYVFHLLVADIMPKTSEEIPLILQFLFFNMLMSGFAVCLSAIASNLYSKSTDGQRVPFVVRKIMLNPYCLKVFHPKQHIPDTVKVAPADQAVKNGEHQVEINGIHSQELFLENNTQPAHPVMAQNEWQMVVTVFDRMCLVFYVLAYSLVMLIILPRVVAGY